The Triticum aestivum cultivar Chinese Spring chromosome 7B, IWGSC CS RefSeq v2.1, whole genome shotgun sequence genome window below encodes:
- the LOC123162412 gene encoding zinc finger protein CONSTANS-LIKE 5 → MMELRKYWGVGGRRCGACEGAAPAAVHCRDCAGYLCTGCDARPAHARAGHERVWVCEVCEVSPAAVTCKADAAVLCAACDADIHHANPLAERHVRVPIAPIGSPEAAAVAAEAMMFCGAGDGEARADQDEVPEQLRQHGGMLNLNVEAGKEGGKMDYLFSDLVDPYLAVDFTRFAHADSVVPSGVATAAVPAVVDLDFACGIPAKPPPTYSSSYTANASGAHSGSSSEVGVVPEAICGGVGSLEIDFTRPKPQAYMPAYTAAPPSHGVGMQQASPVDMGYLTVPERPVAVTGEGRVARLMRYREKRKNRRFEKTIRYASRKAYAESRPRVKGRFAKRTDQDADGDDLDAEAHAVPSSTSYLLDFGYGVVPSF, encoded by the exons ATGATGGAGCTGCGCAAGTACTGGGGTGTGGGGGGCAGGCGGTGCGGGGCGTGcgaaggggcggcgccggcggcggtacACTGCCGGGACTGCGCCGGGTACCTGTGCACGGGGTGCGACGCGCGCCCGGCGCACGCGCGGGCGGGACACGAGCGCGTCTGGGTGTGCGAGGTCTGCGAGGTCAGCCCCGCGGCCGTCACGTGCAAGGCCGACGCCGCCGTGCTCTGCGCCGCGTGCGACGCCGACATCCACCACGCCAACCCGCTCGCCGAGCGCCACGTGCGCGTGCCCATCGCGCCCATCGGCTCCCCCGAGGCCGCCGCGGTGGCGGCCGAGGCCATGATGTTCTGCGGCGCCGGTGACGGGGAGGCCAGGGCGGATCAGGACGAGGTGCCCGAGCAGCTGCGCCAGCACGGGGGCATGCTGAACCTCAACGTGGAGGCCGGCAAGGAGGGCGGGAAGATGGACTACCTCTTCTCCGACCTCGTCGACCCCTACCTCGCCGTCGACTTTACGCGCTTCGCCCACGCTGACAGCGTCGTGCCCAGCGGGGTCGCCACCGCCGCGGTACCCGCCGTCGTGGACCTGGACTTCGCGTGCGGGATCCCCGCCAAGCCGCCGCCGACCTACAGCTCCTCGTACACGGCCAACGCCTCCGGCGCGCACAGC GGCTCTTCATCGGAGGTCGGCGTGGTGCCGGAGGCCATCTGCGGCGGCGTCGGGAGCTTAGAGATCGACTTCACCAGGCCCAAGCCGCAGGCGTACATGCCCGCGTACACCGCGGCGCCGCCGAGCCACGGCGTGGGCATGCAGCAGGCGTCGCCGGTGGACATGGGATACTTGACGGTGCCGGAGCGTCCGGTGGCGGTGACCGGGGAGGGCCGGGTGGCGAGGCTGATGCGGTACCGGGAGAAGAGGAAGAACCGCCGGTTCGAGAAGACCATCCGGTACGCGTCCAGGAAGGCCTACGCCGAGTCGCGGCCGCGCGTCAAGGGCCGCTTCGCCAAGCGCACCGACCAGGACGCCGACGGCGACGACTTGGACGCGGAGGCCCATGCGGTGCCGTCTTCCACCTCCTACTTGCTCGACTTCGGCTACGGCGTCGTGCCGTCCTTCTGA